DNA from Scheffersomyces stipitis CBS 6054 chromosome 1, whole genome shotgun sequence:
TACAATACTTGCCTAATGTCGTGGAAAAGATCGAGTTCCCATACATCAAGAACACATTGTTCCCCATGATCTGCCAAGTATTCAAGACGACAACGATTTTGTCAACAAAGTTGTCAACTATTCAAACGTTTGAAGTTATGGTAGATAAGAAGATTATCGACAAGATTATTGTCAACGATCAGCTTTTCCCCgtattgaagaatttgaagagtAGGGACAAGCGAATAGTCAAGGTAAtgttgaatttcttcatgAAGTTAAGCAAGAGTGAACATTTATCGTTGCCACTCGAGGCGGTTGTGGAATCGGTATTACCGCAATGTTTGCTGCTTGCTTTCAGCTGTAATGATTGCACACAGCCAGAATTTAGACAGATGATGTCGATCATAAACGATATACAAAAGCATTTGATAGACACCAAAATGGAAGATCTTCCGGTTTCGGCTCCAACACACAATCGAGCCAATGGTTCACATGAGGCTACTAATTTCGAGGAGTTGATCTCGTCGCAAGCCATAACTGAAGGAAATAAGGAACACATTTTAAAGGGGCCACTGTCTAAAACAATAATGCAGCCACGTAGAATTTCGCAAGAAAAGCCTCCAGTCCCTTCTCCAAAgccatcaacaagaacaggTCCAATACTTAAACCATCACCTTCTCCCCGAGCAACACCCAAACCTAGGGTGCCTCCTAAGACCACTAGTCCTATGACGTTGACACCGCATACTGCACGCAAGACTGGCTCACCACTATCGTTTGGAGCAGCTAGCAATGCTTCcaacagcagaaacagcaaGTTGCTCAATACTTTGAACAGTACGTACGAAAGTAAGGctactgatgaagatgacgagTTCGACAACTTCCAGGAGGCGCCAATCACAAACACTACGATCAATTGGCTGTCTGCGGCAGCTAAGACATCACCAACAGCTACTGAGACACCTCGTATGACTGTGCGTCTGGCTCCCGTGCATTCGCAGTTGACTCCGACATCGTCAGTGTACCCTCCTGGATTCAACACTGTGTTGACTCCAAACAGTAACAAGATCCCAATGTCAAAGACGAACAATAACTACAACACTAGCTCCAATGGGAACGACAGTTTATTGGATCTCATATAGACGTGCCATGATTCTGATCTGCAAAATTTGGTTTTACGAAGTGGAATGTTTGGTAGGGTAGTATAAGGTTTTTTGTGACACACAGTAGTGACTTTTGATACTATACGAAATAGTGTAGTACATAGAACAGTAATTGGAATATAGAATAATGAAGAACATGTAAGACTCACTGGGAGTAGCAAGGTTATCCAGACGTCTCTAAGTTTTTAGAATAGATATAGACTCCACAGCTTTAGTATCTGAAGGTTGCAACAATTCCCCAATTTGGATGCGACAAGAAATCAGGGTGCGAAGGGAAAAGCGGTGGACGTATTGTTCGATTATGACGTCCAGGGATCGCCAGTTACAGCATGGCTCTGGGGTACAGGCACTGAAGACGGGACACTGCCCACGTTGATCCCCAGAATATCGTTCCCTGGAATATTATAGTCAGCCAACTATCTCGTTTAGATTCTTTGTGAATTCGCAGTCGTGGATGCGCAGCTCAGCAGAGCTGTTTAACAATTCTACCGACTTCTTGTACCAATTATAGTACAACGCATAATTCAAACGGAGAGCGACTTTTCAGTGGGCTCAGACTGCTGACCTATCAGCCACAAGAGAGATCATCTGATGCATCGTAAGAGCAGTGGTCCCACTGGATGGCACGTTTTTTGCGGTGCCCATGGCATGTTCCAGTGCCTGTCGCATACACTTAGTGCATAGAGAACAATACCGAAGTTCGGTGAGCAGGTAGTCGTTCCCGTCGTATAGTTGGGGAGGGGGCTAAACGAGGGACGCATACAGGCTCTACGCTATACGATTCACGTCATATTGTAGTAGGAAAATTTTGCTATGTAAATAGAGCTGGgataaataaataaataaattAAGAAATAAATATGGAACTCCTGATCCACTCTTTTTGTTCAGTTTTTTTTTCCTTTCCACTGTATATATTTCCGAGAGTCTCTATAGGTATAACTACCGCTTCAACTCTACTTTGCTTCCTCCTATCACCGTGAGTCTAGACTGGTTCGTTCTATTGACTGTGACATCTGACAGCCgaattttttcaatctAGAATCTTTTTTCAGTCTCGTTCCGTGATATTTTGTCCTCGTATAGCATCATAAATTAGCACCAGCAACCAACCACTCGCTACAAACCACCACAACAGTCAAGATGGATATCGTTCTCGAGATCTGTGACTACTACTTGTTCGACAAGGTGTATGCCCAGGCATTGCCAAAAGGCGGTGCTGTTGACCAGTTTTTCCAGACTATTCCCTCGTTCAACTCTACTGGATTGAACTCTGCCAACTGGAAGCTCAACTCTTCCTTCATCACACCGGAGTCACCCCTCGCTTCGTTAATTGGAAAGTTGGCTAACTACCAAAACAAGTCCGAGATCTACGGTCCCCCCAACCTACTTCCAGCCACGGAATTCATCGACAGCTCGTTCTTGGCCAGATCCAACATCTTCAGAGAAGGTCTCTCTATTTTCATAGTAACAGCCATTTTCGGATGGTTTCTTTACTTCTCTGTCGCATCATTGTCGTATTTTTTCGTTTTCGACAAGAAAATCTTCAACCATCCCAGGTACTTGAAAAACCAGGTTTACTTGGAAATTCACCGTGCCACCACAGCAATCCCTACAATGGTGTTGTTAACCGCAcctttcttcattttggAGTTGAACGGCTACTCGTTCTTGTACATGAATATTGATGAATCCACTGGTGGTTGGAAGGCTGTAGCCTGGCAATTCCCCAAGTTCATCTTGTTTACTGACTGCGGTATCTACTTCATCCACAGGTGGTTGCACTGGCCCTGGGTatacaagaagttgcaCAAGCCTCATCATAAGTGGATTGTTTGCACACCTTTTGCTTCGCATGCTTTCCATCCTGTAGACGGCTGGGCTCAGAGTTTGCCTTATCACCTCTACCCCTTGTTATTTCCTTTGCACAAAGTGTTATACTTGTTCTTATTTACAtttgtcaacttctggaCTGTGATGATTCACGATGGCCAGTACATGTCGAACGATCCATTTGTTAACGGTACTGCATGCCATACAGTCCACCACTTGTACTTTAACTACAACTATGGTCAATTCACCACGTTGTGGGATAGAATCGGTGGTTCATATAGAAGACCAGACGACTCGTTGTTTGTCAAGGAAAGCGACGCCaaggaagacaagaaggTGTGGTCCGAACAAACCGTGCAAATGGAAAAGATAAGAGGAGAATTGGAGGGTAAGGACGACGATAGAGAATATATTTCTTAGATTCAAACCAATAGCGAAAACTTTCAATATGCAATTCATTTCGTTCAATTTGTGTGTGTCGATTTCTTATAGTGCCGCGTAATTGACTTCTaatatgaaaaatataATTATTTGTATGGTAGGGTGTAGATATTGACATTGGATAGGGAGTAGTAAAACATAGCTAGATAGCTAAGACGAGAACATTGTATGAGACGGGGTGTTAGTGAAAGAGGGGATTGAGAGAGTTTGACTTTGACCCTTCCAAAAAATATGGTTATCATATGGGTATATCATGAAATAGGATCATGAAATAGTGTAGATCCCATGCGGAGTGGATTGCAATATAGAGCACCTTATGTTAGTAAACTATGATAGAGTAGATATATAGAGTAGAAAAGATAGagcagaagttgaagttgagtCAATTTCGGAAATCTGGCTCGATTTCCGTTCAAGGGCCGAAATCACTTCCCCAAGAAAACAGCAATAATCACATACTAAAATGATTAGGCTATCAACTGACTACTGCTATTGTTATCGCAGATATATTTAGGCTATCTTTTCGAGAGACGACACAGATGAGATAATCCTCGTAAAATAGGGATGACTCCACTTATCCAATCCAATAcaaaaaaagaaagcaGAACATGCCTGCTGTTTCAGTATCCGGCAAGAGTCTACTATCAGTTCCTATCATTATTATTTTcattattattactattattattatttcCAGGCATTAGAATTATTATTGTGCACGTATTAAACGCTCAGCGCTCAGAAATGAAACACAAAGTACAATAAACGAAGCAGTAGATAAAGGCTAAGTAATACGAATCACACAATTCGCTGTTGGACTGTTATCTTGATCAGTGGTTAACCACGATAGTCGTCTTGGGGAAGCCTTTTAGAGCATCAGACGATTCCAAGAATATTCCTATCGCAGCCAAATTGCCCTATTGAGCCCTCCTTAGAACTGCTGAGACATGCAGGACCTGCCTTCGGTCCTTGGATGGCCCGTCTAATCCCAGTACCAAACGGCATCTGAAAACCAAGCTGCCCATAGCCGTATGTAGCTGTCACATGACCGGTTCCGGCCCACCTcgctgaaaaattatgtCATTTTCTGCGCAGAAACTCAGAAACGCTTATCTGCTCTTTTGTGTCACTTTGCCCACACgaatcttcaacaaaagcaATAACGCTATCACCCTACAATATCGTTATATACATTTCTTGCGTTTCATTTCTGCCAACATTCTACAAACTGCCTATTTGGTCGATGGCATTAGTCGAGTAGTCGTGTTCCTTCCCGGCCCATTTGTCACGTTTCGGCCCACTTTGTCTCCCATTCTTAGTTTCACAGGTTTAGTTTCTATTTGCCCCATGCATGCACCTTTTGGTTTTAGATGGGTTCATCTGGTTGATTCTATTTTGTACAACCGTTTCAATTTTAATCTTGAGATATCGTTAATCATCACAAAAAGGTGCCACCACTCTAATTAGCATGTTAAGTACGTGGTTTTGTGACTCTCGTCTAGTGAGCCCTTCACTATCTGGACAGGAATTTGTTTCGTTATCTTTGGAATGAGCCTATGCGGTTCAAAATGCCTATGATCTAGAAACAATCTGTTTTAGAAAACTACTGTTGCATTATAGCACTTAAGattctttatctttttttttatcttgacttgttgataatttttcagacttcaattaatttttcacaacTCTGATTTATATTTAACCATCCAGTTCTCCAACTTTGTAACATCAACATTTTTATTTCATCACTACACACAGAATAGCAATAGAAAATGTCCCTTCTTGCTGTTACTTTGGACCAAGGTGCCGGATATGGTGTCGTGGTTGGCATTGGTGCCCTTTTTGCTTTTGGTATGATTTTCACCACTTATGTATTAAGAAGATACAATAAAGAAATCAttactgctgaagaattcgCAACTGCAGGTAGATCGATCAAAACTGGGTTGATTGCTGCTGCCGTTGTTTCTTCATGGACTTGGGCTGCTACCTTGTTGACTTCCACAACTATGGTCTACAACAATGGTATTTCTGGAGGATTTTTCTatgctgctggtgctacTTGTCAAATTACTCTTTTCGCCTGTTTGGCCATTAAGGGTAAGGAAAGAGCCCCTGGTGCGCATACTTACTTGGAAATCGTTAAAGCTAGATACGGCACCACCTGTCACTTGGTCTATGTTTTCTGGGGTCTTGCTACCAACATCTTGGTCACGGCCATGTTGTTGACTGGTGGTTCTGCCGTGGTCAATGACTTGACTGGAATGCACGTTGTTGCAGCTATTTTATTGTTACCACTTGGTGTTGTCGCTTATACACTTTTCGGTGGTCTTAAGGCTACCTTCTTGACAGATTACGCCCACACCGTCATTATGGTTGTAATTATTTTGATCTTTGCCTTCACCACCTGGGCTACTTCTGATGTTTTGGGTTCTCCAGGTGCTGTCTGGGAAGCTGTTACTGCATTGGCTGAAACCCAACCAAGAGATGGTAATGCTGGAGGTTCTTACTTGACCTTGCACTCCAGATCTGGTGGTATTTTTTTCGTCATCAATATCGTTGGTAATTTTGGTACCGTGTTCTTGGATAACGGttacttcaacaaggctTTCGCTGCCAACCCTGGAGCTGCCTTACCTGGATATGTTCTTGGTTCTCTTGCCTGGTTCGCTATTCCATGTTTCACTTCTTTGACCATGGGATTGGCTGCTTTGGCTTTGGAAGGTACAGATGCTTGGCCAACAGACCACAAGATGACTCCCCAAGAAGTCTCTGCTGGTCTCGTTCTTCCAAATGCCGCCGTTGCCTTGTTGGGTAAGGGTGGTGCTGCCTGCTCGTTACTTATGGTTTTCATGGCTTGTACATCTGCTATGTCTGCTGAATTAATTGCTACTTCATCTATCTTCACTTATGATATTTACAGAACTTACATCAACCCTGAAGCTACCGGTAAGAAATTGATCTGGGTTTCTCACATTTCCGTCATTGGGTACGCTTACGTCATGGCTGGTTTTGCTATTGGCTTATACTACGCTGGTGTATCTATGGGTTACTTGTACGAGTTAATGGGTATCATTATTGGTGGTGCTGTATTGTCATCTGCCTTGTGCTTGCTTTCAAAGAGACAGAATGTTCAAGCTGCTATTTTCACTCCTCCTATCGCCACAGCTCTTGCTATTATGTCTTGGTTGGTTTGCACCAAGAAGATGTACGGTTCCATTAACCTTACAACCACCTTCATGGACGATCCTATGTTGACTGGTAACGTTGTTGCCTTGTGCTCTCCATTGATCTTTGTTCCTTTACTCaccatcatcttcaagcCACAAAACTTCGACTGgcaaatcttgaaatccATTCGTagagttgatgaagaggaagaaatcTTGGAAGCTGAACATGTAGCAGTTGATCACGAAAAGGTTCATCCAGTTAAGTCCCAAGTGTCAGTTATTGCTAGCGAATTGGTGGATCTCGAAAAGGACAAATAcgctgaagaagaattgatgTTGCATAACTCTTTCAAGAAGGCTGTCATTATTTGTGTTGGTTTGACTCTTTGTCTTTTGATTCTTTGGCCAATGCCAATGTACGGTACTTCCTACATTTTTTCCAAGCGTTTCTTCACCGGTTGGGTGGTAGTTATGTTCATTTGGATTTTCTTTACTGTGGGTATGGTTATCATTTATCCTATCTACGAAGGTAGATTCGCTCTCTACAATACTTTCAGAGGTATGTACTGGGATTTGACTGGTCAAACTTGGAAGTTGAGAGCATGGCAACAAGAACATCCCGAGAAGATGCATGCTGTTGTTTCGCAAGTGAGTAACCAAATATTAGCTGCTACTCAATCTCAAATCTACGAAGGTAAGACAGTGTTCAATGGAGCCATTACTCCTCGTAACATAGACGACGAAATTAGTGATCTCAAGAAGGACTCCAATTAGTTCAAGTTTTATTTAATTCTATTTATTTTCAGAAGATCCTGGGGATTCTTCAGTGGTGTGAGTTTTTTAGTTTACATTTTATGTGTATGTTTTAATCAATATTGTGAGAAATGAATACAACAGTTTCCAGTAAACCATGATATCTAGATAAATAATTTACAGCAAAATTCGAGGATCCTTGTTGTACTCTGTACTTGTTGTAttagttcaatttcttaaAAATATCGCCAGAACAATCAATTGTCATCAAGTCTAGAGATTTTTGTATGgttattattattttttgcacccatagGGGGAACAGCAAAGAGCAGTTGACTGGATAGAatcattttgaaattgttaTTGCAACAGCCCAGGTCTTGGCTGTGGCCTAGAAGACGTTATCTGAGGATTGCTTTCGACTGCGATAAAGCAATTCCAGTGTGAACCTACCCCACAAGAAACAACCACTGAAATATCGCTTATGCGATTAGTCCCAAAGCGGCAGTAGGTGCAGCCTCAGGTCAGATGACCTGAGCCATTGGATAAGAGATAAGGATTGACAAGAAAATATACAGGTGGCTCCGATCCGGATAACACAGGGGAGAAAATTGGGAGAGTGGATTCTGGTTATGAGCGCGGGGATAGATATATCTTTCGCCAATGATAACGTGCGATAGAGATATCCCGATACCATGGGTGTCCTGATAGAACGAGTGCGACTCAGGGCGACTTTTATCATATCAGAGCCCTGGATTAGGGCCGGGGTGGGCCATTTGTCAGTGCCTTATGGTGCGATAGCAACGGAGTACTGTGATAGGACAGAAGGGACAAATATGTGAGGGAGATGACATCAGCTAAGAAAGTGAATGCGAAGACTGTAAACGctaagaaaagaaaattgcACCAATAGGGAGAGTGATAAAACGTCCGATAAGTCAGGTGCCAACAGTTTGCAATTAGCAGCCATTTCGTCCAACTGACCAACCTCGTACCTGATGCTTAATCAACAACTCGGCTTCAAAGATTTAGACAGACAACAGGACGAGAGGTTGCAAACTTCCTGTTTGAACCAGATGTTGTCCCAACAAGACAGACGTGATGGGGCTCGGTAACCGTTGCTGTTAGGAGAAGCTGGTCAATACGAACTTGCGCTGGAACGAGGTACGAGGGTTCTACTGGTTGTTCCTTTGGAAGAGAATTAGCCTGCGGTGGGCCGTCGCGGACAGCTGCGAAATTCGTCGTCTGCACATAGCTTTAATACCAGATGCGCGTGCCTCGCGGAACCATTCCGTTTAGGAATATCGGACCTTAGTTAAGACAGACAGTGGGGCTAAAGTGCCTCTTGAAATGGCTAGCTAATAGTGTGGGACGATTTGTGGCCCGGTCGCTCTTACAAGATGGGCCATGTTTCGGCGGCTGCCAACGCCTATCGCTATTATTCTGTTATTGTCGCTACATTTCCATAGCGCAGTAATGCTTTCTGTAGTACTGGGAAATTTTCAGTGCAGTGCTTACTTGCGCTGGCGAGAAAGAGAGTCTTCAAGAGTAGGTCTCGTACGAACCAAGAGATACGAAGCCGTATTACCTCAACTGGCCGTATTCCACCATCTGCTACGAACCGACACAGTCATAGCCATAGACGCGTAAACGCTACCGTTGCACCCATAAGGTCAGGCCTCCACCGTTATCGCAATCTTGCGTCTATCAAGCTTGTTTCTGAGTTGATTGTGTCACATTATTTTTTCGCGATATCGGAATTCTCCAGACTATTTCCAAATTGGAGGATCTGATTGAGGCCGAGATTACCATATATAGACGGAGATGCCCGCCAGAGTTGATTTCGTCGAATGTAGGACTGGAGAATAAACCAGTTCGACTTCACTTTCAGCTGAATCTCAACTTTGCTGTTGCAGTCTCACAAGTCATAACTTCATACTACTGCTCATCTTTGCTGCCACAGTAGTCCATTCAGgttaatttttcacctgCCATTGTCACCCGAAATCGATCTCGACGTCGATTCCACCACAACTAATATCCACACATAACATGTCCTATATAGGCTGGTCCGTCCAGGACTGGATCCAGTTCCATTACCAGTCCACTCCCAATGAGTCGTTTGCACTCTTACAAGAATTGCTCGGGGACCAGAACAAGGCTCCAGAAGACCCAGCCTGGATCTCGTTGGCTACGCTCGACAATTTAAAGCATCAGTGGCATTTCTTGCAgtccaagtccaacaagttggacttgCCCTTGTATGGTGTGCCTGTGGCCATAAAAGACAATATTGATGTCAAGGGTTTTGAAACGACCGCCGCCTGTCCATCTTTCGCCTATTCGCCAGAAGACGATGCCACCACAGTAAAATTGTTGAGAAACGCTGGAGCCATCGTCATTGGTAAAACAAACTTGGATCAGTTTGCTACCGGCTTAGTTGGAACCAGATCTCCATACGGAATCACCCCCAacaccttcaacaaagactACGTCAGCGGAGGCTCTTCTGCTGGCTCTGCATCAGTTGTAGCCAGAGGTATTGTACCAATTTCCTTGGGTACAGACACTGCTGGTTCTGGAAGAGTCCCTGCAGctttgaacaatatcatAGGGTTGAAACCAACCAAGGGTGTTTTTTCCTGTGCTGGTGTCGTTCCAGCCTGTAAGTCGTTGGACTGTGTCTCCATCTTTTCACTCAACTTGCAAGATGCCCAGTTGGTATTCAATATCATGGCCCAAGAAGATGCCCTCAACGATGAATACTCGAGGCCATTGCCTGCAAACCCATTGATCAAATTCCCAGCTACACCCAAGATAGCCGTTCCCACCAACTTATTGTGGTTTGACGAAACCGAAAACCCCAAGATTTATAACAAGGCTGTTGATCacttcaaagaaaatgtcgGTGCTGAATTGGTACCATTGAATATTGATCTTTTATTGGACTTGGCCAAGTGTTTGTACGAAGGTCCTTGGGTTTCTGAGAGATTCGCAGCCACGAAAGattttttcgcaaccaaCCCTCCAGCAGCAGATTTGGACCCTACAGTGACTCAAATTATCAAGGGAGGTGAAAAGCATTCTGCTGCTACTGCCTTCGAATATGAATACAAAAGACAAGGTATCATCCAAAAAGTATCCAAATTGTTGGAAGGCATCGATGCTATAATAGTACCTACTGCACCTCTCAATCCAACTATTGCGGAAGTAACAAAAGAACCAATTAAAGTCAACGCCAACCAAGGTACTTACACCAACTTTGTAAATTTGGCTGATATGTCTGCGTTGGCTATTCCAGCAGGTTTTCGCTCCGACGGTTTACCATTTGGTATTACGTTGTTGTCGC
Protein-coding regions in this window:
- the ERG3 gene encoding C-5 sterol desaturase (Sterol-C5-desaturase) (Ergosterol delta 5,6 desaturase), giving the protein MDIVLEICDYYLFDKVYAQALPKGGAVDQFFQTIPSFNSTGLNSANWKLNSSFITPESPLASLIGKLANYQNKSEIYGPPNLLPATEFIDSSFLARSNIFREGLSIFIVTAIFGWFLYFSVASLSYFFVFDKKIFNHPRYLKNQVYLEIHRATTAIPTMVLLTAPFFILELNGYSFLYMNIDESTGGWKAVAWQFPKFILFTDCGIYFIHRWLHWPWVYKKLHKPHHKWIVCTPFASHAFHPVDGWAQSLPYHLYPLLFPLHKVLYLFLFTFVNFWTVMIHDGQYMSNDPFVNGTACHTVHHLYFNYNYGQFTTLWDRIGGSYRRPDDSLFVKESDAKEDKKVWSEQTVQMEKIRGELEGKDDDREYIS
- the DUR3.1 gene encoding urea active transport protein; this translates as MSLLAVTLDQGAGYGVVVGIGALFAFGMIFTTYVLRRYNKEIITAEEFATAGRSIKTGLIAAAVVSSWTWAATLLTSTTMVYNNGISGGFFYAAGATCQITLFACLAIKGKERAPGAHTYLEIVKARYGTTCHLVYVFWGLATNILVTAMLLTGGSAVVNDLTGMHVVAAILLLPLGVVAYTLFGGLKATFLTDYAHTVIMVVIILIFAFTTWATSDVLGSPGAVWEAVTALAETQPRDGNAGGSYLTLHSRSGGIFFVINIVGNFGTVFLDNGYFNKAFAANPGAALPGYVLGSLAWFAIPCFTSLTMGLAALALEGTDAWPTDHKMTPQEVSAGLVLPNAAVALLGKGGAACSLLMVFMACTSAMSAELIATSSIFTYDIYRTYINPEATGKKLIWVSHISVIGYAYVMAGFAIGLYYAGVSMGYLYELMGIIIGGAVLSSALCLLSKRQNVQAAIFTPPIATALAIMSWLVCTKKMYGSINLTTTFMDDPMLTGNVVALCSPLIFVPLLTIIFKPQNFDWQILKSIRRVDEEEEILEAEHVAVDHEKVHPVKSQVSVIASELVDLEKDKYAEEELMLHNSFKKAVIICVGLTLCLLILWPMPMYGTSYIFSKRFFTGWVVVMFIWIFFTVGMVIIYPIYEGRFALYNTFRGMYWDLTGQTWKLRAWQQEHPEKMHAVVSQVSNQILAATQSQIYEGKTVFNGAITPRNIDDEISDLKKDSN